Proteins found in one Malassezia vespertilionis chromosome 5, complete sequence genomic segment:
- the PUS7 gene encoding tRNA pseudouridine(13) synthase (COG:S; EggNog:ENOG503NX34; BUSCO:EOG09261EY9), with amino-acid sequence MHARQDDNPRDAKRARVDFKLGGAARQNARISEQDAGMTEYVHPGWEPVQGIIKQRYADFLVHEIALGNEVLHVRSLAPPVGGTLWRRWVQDGAPGAGNVNVQEEEAALEVKCAAKEAELAATEQWTALQPYFGGDTQALEQLACGTGSASIMSVGIPDKADRAKVHQLIRSLSKSTLASEATTTEDGVAAILVQRMPPSRSRARLDPTSEAHTAPPYIHFTLQKTNRDSQEALLWLARFLRVDGRGRGANLFSVAGTKDKRAITVQRVAFQRGQKTLDDLWRAVNHIDLPVSSAAHTKERRTVKFATSTRAERGLRIAHLAYADRPLQLGMLAGNQFTIALRNVCWADKPLCDDRAKLCASLRERAFLIERDGYINYFGMQRFGTGAVATHAVGIAILRGDFQAALALILSPHEADSVHDGDEQGAPPNVVAVRKAKQAYAEARYGDAYDLFPKTCVAERAVLNKMRSKHWLPTDSLGAFQNIPRTLRLMYVHAYQSYLWNSMVSERVRRFGALHCVAGDLVATSDGHIVLDESNAQQYGIEQAVMPMPGSDVHLPSQSWLASMYTALLDRDGLTPASLSASRQAEYRLKGAHRAIIQKPRGVSVDLIPYTDADAPLVQTDEETLLPDVPAPVPAPLDAPFLALQLTFQLPPSSYATILLRELLHTDTSAHVQAALTKNSADQHS; translated from the coding sequence ATGCATGCACGCCAAGACGACAATCCCCGagacgccaagcgcgcccgCGTAGATTTTAAATTGGGAGGTGCAGCACGGCAAAATGCGCGTATCTCAGAGCAGGATGCAGGGATGACCGAGTATGTGCATCCTGGGTGGGAGCCTGTGCAAGGGATTATCAAACAGCGCTACGCCGACTTTCTTGTGCACGAGATTGCGCTTGGAAACGAGGTGCTTCATGTGCGTTCACTAGCGCCACCCGTGGGCGGTACACTGTGGCGACGCTGGGTCCAGGATGGCGCTCCGGGTGCAGGGAATGTCAACGTGCAGGAAGAGGAGGCTGCGCTGGAAGTtaagtgcgccgcaaaagaaGCGGAGCTAGCCGCCACGGAACAAtggacggcgctgcagccgtATTTTGGAGGCGATACACAGGCACTTGAGCAACTTGCATGTGGCACAGGCTCTGCGAGCATCATGAGCGTGGGCATACCAGACAAGGCCGACCGTGCTAAGGTCCACCAGCTCATTCGCTCCCTCTCAAAAAGCACACTGGCATCGGAAGCGACTACGACCGAAGATGGAGTCGCGGCTAttcttgtgcagcgcatgccaCCATCGCGTAGCCGTGCGCGCCTAGATCCAACTTCCGAAGCACACACTGCACCGCCCTATATTCATTTTACCCTTCAGAAAACCAACCGCGATAGTCAAGAAGCGCTGCTATGGCTTGCACGCTTTTTGCGGGTGGATGGACGTGGACGTGGCGCCAACTTGTTCAGTGTCGCGGGTACGAAAGATAAGCGCGCGATTAcagtgcagcgcgtggcaTTCCAGCGCGGCCAAAAGACGCTCGACGACTTGTGGCGCGCGGTGAACCATATTGACTTGCCGGTCTCCAGCGCGGCTCATACCAAAGAGCGCCGTACTGTCAAGTTTGCGACCTCGACACGCGCTGAGCGCGGCCTTCGCATTGCGCATTTGGCCTATGCAGATCGCCCATTACAGCTGGGGATGCTTGCTGGCAACCAATTCACCATCGCGCTACGGAATGTCTGCTGGGCTGATAAGCCATTGTGCGATGACCGTGCAAAACTttgtgcatcgctgcgtgAACGTGCGTTTCTGATTGAGCGCGACGGGTACATTAATTACTTTGGTATGCAGCGCTTTGGGACGGGTGCGGTGGCTACGCACGCCGTTGGCATTGCCATTCTCCGCGGCGATTTCcaagctgcgctcgcgctcatACTCTCGCCGCACGAAGCTGACAGTGTGCACGACGGCGATGAACAGGGCGCACCGCCGAATGTCGTTGCAGTACGCAAAGCCAAGCAAGCCTACGCAGAGGCAAGGTACGGTGATGCATACGATCTCTTCCCCAAGACTTGCGTCGCCGAGCGAGCTGTGCTTAACAAGATGCGGTCCAAGCACTGGTTGCCCACCGACTCGCTCGGTGCATTCCAAAATATACCACGCACATTGCGATTGATGTATGTGCACGCGTACCAATCCTATCTTTGGAATAGCATGGTATCTGAACGAGTACGccgctttggcgcgctgcattgtGTTGCGGGAGATTTGGTAGCGACATCTGACGGGCACATTGTGCTCGATGAAAGCAACGCACAACAATATGGTATCGAGCAAGCGGTCATGCCCATGCCTGGTAGCGATGTGCATCTCCCCTCGCAAAGCTGGCTTGCGTCGATGTACACTGCGCTCCTTGACCGGGACGGCCTCACTCCTGCGTCCCTTTCCGCATCGCGCCAGGCGGAGTACCGGCTAAAAGGCGCACACAGAGCCATAATCCAGAAACCGCGCGGGGTATCGGTGGATTTGATACCGTACACAGATGCTGACGCACCGCTCGTGCAAACGGACGAGGAAACGCTGTTGCCCGATGTGCCTGCGCCCGTACCTGCGCCGTTGGACGCGCCgttcctcgcgctgcagctcacTTTCCAACTCCCGCCCTCTTCCTACGCTACGATCCTATtacgcgagctgctgcacacCGATACAAGTGCACATGTGCAAGCTGCATTGACCAAGAACTCTGCTGACCAGCATTCATAG
- the SEC22 gene encoding SNAP receptor (TransMembrane:1 (i229-247o); COG:U; BUSCO:EOG09264IG5; EggNog:ENOG503NUVF): protein MVRSTQIVRVYDSLPLAQSVDDEQEGPGLTPYKQQAKTIFRKLTPNSESRGTIESGPMALQYVYKIGSLTHSYMVHPPVGGSNSVAFLTIADRSYPRKLAFLYLDELAKEFETNYGHQVGQRNLRPYAFVGFGTYAFLRAHAQDTFMQRTKRLYADSRTAESAAGSNLDRLNEDLHDVQKIMTKNMEDLLWRGDSLDQMSNMSSSLRDESLKYRRAARKINFEAMLRQYAPIAAIAILFLLIVVLNAESEFGRIQNDTHDQFPVGFGGSAFKFSGTKEEVDPETGLPLWSATRLATLQAKLNQRLGPEYLSQRPGPGGGPKLTYIEGWKAMDLANEVFGFNGWSTSIQSLVVDYRLHQLDTHVETGKCNCGVSAVVRITLRDGTYHEDVGNCLYDRQYARDVLKVPASVAAFNASDLHRSGDHAHKPQIQQHAQFDAVGAKRPGEAHSKQQVDERARQARLRQADAARAAHRRQDAPHGAATALDTPPKKFDPLAKPEPVLDDSTPCDDDTNAEAHTMALELELEDDMLLRQSQLAQELESE, encoded by the exons ATGGTCCGCTCCACTCAAATCGTACGCGTATACGATTCGCTGCCACTCGCCCAGAGTGTGGACGATGAACAAGAAGGCCCGGGATTGACGCCGTATAAGCAACAGGCTAAGACAATTTTTCGGAAGCTCACGCCCAATTCGGAATCGCGTGGCACAATCGAGAGCGGCCCGATGGCACTGCAGTATGTCTATAAGATTGGATCACTTACACATAGCTACATGGTGCATCCCCCTGTGGGCGGAAGCAACTCTGTGGCATTCCTGACGATCGCGGATCGCTCATACCCGCGCAAGCTGGCATTCCTGTACCTGGATGAGCTGGCGAAAGAGTTCGAAACAAACTATGGTCATCAGGTCGGTCAACGCAATTTGCGGCCATACGCATTTGTCGGATTTGGTACGTATGCATTTTTGCGTGCTCACGCTCAAGACACATTtatgcagcgcaccaagcGCCTCTATGCGGactcgcgcacggccgaGTCCGCGGCTGGGAGCAACCTGGACCGCCTCAATGAGGACTTGCATGATGTACAAAAAATTATGACGAAAAATATGGAGGATTTACTGTGGCGTGGGGATAGTCTGGACC AAATGTCTAATATGTCTTCGTCTCTGCGCGACGAATCGCTCAAataccgccgcgccgctcgcaagATTAATTTTGAGGCCATGCTACGTCAATATGCGCC CATCGCTGCGATTGCCATCCTGTTCCTCTTAATT GTTGTTCTAAA CGCGGAGAGCGAGTTTGGCAGGATCCAAAATGACACGCACGATCAGTTCCCTGTTGGATTCGGTGGATCCGCATTCAAGTTTTCCGGCACAAAAGAAGAAGTCGACCCCGAGACGGGGCTGCCATtatggagcgcgacgcgcttggcaaCGTTGCAAGCGAAATTGAACCAGCGACTCGGCCCGGAATACTTGAGTCAGCGTCCAGGTCCAGGCGGTGGCCCAAAACTGACGTATATTGAGGGATGGAAAGCTATGGATCTTGCAAACGAAGTATTTGGATTCAACGGTTGGTCGACCAGCATCCAGAGCCTGGTTGTGGATTAT CGCTTACACCAGCTTGATACACACGTGGAGACAGGAAAGTGCAATTGCGGAGTGAGTGCCGTAGTGCGCATTACACTGCGCGACGGTACATACCATGAGGATGTCGG CAACTGCTTGTACGACCGCCAAtacgcgcgcgatgtgcTCAAAGTACCTGCGTCTGTTGCAGCATTTAACGCGTCTGATTTGCATCGCAGCGGTGATCATGCACACAAGCCGCAGATCCAACAGCATGCGCAGTTTGACGCGGTCGGCGCCAAGCGTCCTGGCGAGGCGCATTCCAAGCAACAGGTGGATGaacgcgcgcgacaagcgcggcTTCGGCAAGCGGACGCGGcaagagccgcgcatcgacgtCAGGATGCACCACACGGTGCAGCAACGGCGCTCGACACACCACCCAAAAAATTCGATCCACTTGCGAAGCCGGAGCCTGTTTTGGACGACAGCACACCTTGTGACGATGACACAAATGCAGAAGCGCACACTATGGCGCTtgagctcgagctcgaggacGACATGCTATTAAGGCAGTCGCAACTGGCACAAGAGCTTGAAAGTGAGTAG
- the sap62 gene encoding CWF complex protein sap62 (COG:A; BUSCO:EOG092653YS; EggNog:ENOG503NVSR), which yields MDYQNRAGSKGAGIASDADEQANRRERLRKLAMETIDISKDPYVLRNHVGSIECRLCLTVHANEGSYLAHTQGKKHQTNLARRAAKDAQDSQSDDPNMLALPPATVAPKKSFVKIGRPGYKITKVREPFFDAGAGDDAGVERAGGRMGLIFEVSLPEIKEDVLPIHRFMSSYEQKQEPPNRAFQYLVIAAEPYETIAFKIQSREIDRADTLTLDGPRGPQQSIEPGTWSFWDSENKVYTVQVLFKR from the exons ATGG ATTACCAGAACCGCGCAGGAAGCAAAGGTGCCGGTATCGCCAGTGATGCAGATGAACAGGCGAACCGCCGCGAGCGGCTTCGCAAGCTTGCGATGGAGACCATCGATATTTCGAAAGACCCGTATGTGCTGCGAAACCATGTAGGCAGCATCGAATGCCGTCTTTGCCTTACCGTGCACGCAAACGAAGGGTCGTACCTTGCACATACCCAGGGAAAGAAACATCAGACCaatcttgcgcgccgcgccgcgaaggACGCGCAGGATTCGCAGTCGGACGATCCCAacatgcttgcgcttccACCGGCGACGGTAGCGCCGAAAAAGTCGTTTGTCAAGATTGGTAGGCCGGGATATAAGATTACAAAAGTGCGCGAGCCATTCTTTGACGCTGGCGCGGGCGATGACGCTGGAGTGGAGCGCGCAGGTGGTCGTATGGGCCTCATTTTCGAAGTCAGCCTGCCGGAAATCAAAGAGGATGTGCTCCCGATTCATCGGTTCATGAGCAGTTACGAACAAAAACAAGAGCCACCGAACCGTGCATTTCAATACCTGGTCATTGCTGCGGAGCCGTATGAAACGATCGCATTCAAGATCCAAAGCCGCGAGATCGACCGGGCAGATACTTTGACGCTCGACGGGCCGCGCGGACCCCAGCAGAGTATTGAGCCCGGGACATGGAGTTTTTGGGATTCTGAAAACAAAGTGTACACCGTGCAAGTTCTATTTAAGCGATAA
- the spn4 gene encoding Septin spn4 (COG:D; COG:U; COG:Z; EggNog:ENOG503NU9N) — protein sequence MSAADGMATMTTTTTEPIGISNLPNQRHKIASKKGANFTLMVAGSSGLGKTTLINTLFRTELALGQNYAQRYTKQLSRSVEIDIIKAELEEKQFRVKLTVIDTPGFGDYVNNKDCWMPLVEFLDDQYELYMRQEQQPNRKGISDPRVHACLYFIEPTGHTLKPIDIETMTRLSQRVNLIPVIAKADTMVPRDLALFKEHVREAIRIHGIQVFSPPMDAIDEASAEHARALMASMPFSIIGSNKDVRTPDGRVVRGREYLWGVAEVENENHCDFKKLRSLLIRTHMLDLVSNTEDLHYANYRQGQMEMRKFGEPRMKKTDNPRFKEEEEKLRRKFTEQVKLEESRFRQWEQHLIAERDRLNKDLETAHGSIKQLESEIESMQLSRSRR from the exons ATGTCGGCAGCTGACGGGATGGCGACCATGACTACAACAACTACGGAGCCAATTG GGATTTCCAATCTGCCGAACCAG CGTCACAAGATTGCCTCGAAGAAAGGCGCCAACTTCACCTTGATGGTGGCTGGCAGCAGTGGTCTGGGCAAGACAACTT TGATCAACACGCTTTTTCGCACCGAGCTGGCGCTTGGGCAAAACTACGCGCAGCGCTATACGAAGCAGCTCTCCAGGTCTGTTGAGATTGACATTATCAAGGCCGAGCTTGAGGAGAAGCAGTTCCGCGTGAAGCTCACTGTGATCGACACGCCCGGGTTTGGCGACTACGTGAACAACAAGGACTGCTGGATGCCCTTGGTCGAGTTTTTGGACGACCAGTACGAGCTGTACATGCGCCAGGAGCAACAGCCGAACCGCAAAGGCATCTCCGACCCCcgcgtgcatgcatgcTTGTACTTTATCGAGCCTACCGGACATACGCTCAAGCCGATAGACATTGAGACGATGACGCGTCTCTCCCAGCGTGTCAACTTGATCCCTGTGATCGCCAAGGCGGACACGATGGTGCCGCGCGACCTTGCACTATTCAAGGAGCATGTACGCGAGGCGATCCGTATCCACGGCATTCAGGTCTTTTCCCCGCCTATGGATGCGATTGACGAAGCGagtgccgagcatgcacGGGCATTGATGGCCAGCATGCCATTCAGCATTATTGGTAGCAACAAGGACGTGAGGACGCCCGATGGACGTGTTGTTCGTGGCCGTGAATACCTTTGGGGCGTCGCCGAGGTGGAGAATGAAAACCACTGCGACTTTAAGAAACTGCGCTCCTTGCTGATCCGTACGCACATGCTCGACTTGGTCTCCAACACTGAGGACCTCCACTACGCAAACTATCGCCAGGGGCAGATGGAGATGCGCAAGTTTGGCGAGCCCAGGATGAAGAAGACGGATAACCCACGCTTTaaggaggaggaagagaaGCTCCGACGCAAGTTTACAGAGCAGGTCAAGCTCGAGGAGAGCCGGTTCCGCCAGTGGGAGCAGCATCTCATTGCTGAGCGCGACCGTCTTAACAAGGATTTGGAAACTGCGCACGGTTCGatcaagcagctcgagtcTGAAATCGAATCCATGCagctctcgcgcagcaggagGTGA
- a CDS encoding uncharacterized protein (COG:U; EggNog:ENOG503P24C) — protein MEPATHAELPTLKILLIGSSNVGKSALVLRFTKDAFLGAEDASATIGVDYQIKSICVQGKWFKLSIWDTAGQERYRTLTSSYYRGAQGVVLGRFEEMLTPVYDVTNTESFDALPSWLKELDTFSDEVKPVILLAGNKVDEASARVISTEQGEAFAKAHGCLFAECSAKEAVGVDHAFDELVQRIASEPDLWIKVAPGVRRPGDRIPGGAPDQAGIISLNAGAYVGAVQERCGC, from the coding sequence ATGGAGCCGGCGACCCACGCCGAGCTGCCCACACTCAAGATCTTGCTCATTGGTTCATCGAACGTGGGAAAGTCTGCACTGGTACTGCGCTTCACCAAAGACGCGTTTTTGGGGGCGGAGGACGCGTCGGCGACGATTGGTGTCGATTACCAGATAAAGAGTATCTGCGTCCAAGGCAAGTGGTTTAAGCTCAGTATTTGGGATACCGCTGGCCAGGAACGCTACCGCACATTAACGAGTAGTTATTATCGCGGTGCGCAAGGCGTAGTGTTGGGTAGGTTTGAGGAGATGCTTACGCCAGTATACGATGTGACAAACACGGAGTCGTTCGACGCGCTTCCGTCCTGGCTCAAGGAGCTGGATACGTTTTCAGACGAGGTCAAGCCCGTTATCCTGCTTGCAGGAAACAAGGTAGATGAGGCATCTGCGCGTGTCATTAGCACAGAACAGGGCGAGGCCTTTGCAAAGGCGCATGGATGCCTCTTTGCAgaatgcagcgcgaaaGAAGCCGTCGGTGTCGACCACGCCTTCGATgagcttgtgcagcgcattgcctCTGAACCCGATCTCTGGATAAAAGTCGCTCCTGGCGTGCGGCGGCCCGGTGACCGGATCccgggcggcgcgccggatcAGGCGGGGATTATTTCGCTTAATGCGGGTGCATACGTTGGGGCTGTACAGGAACGATGCGGTTGCTAA
- a CDS encoding uncharacterized protein (COG:S; EggNog:ENOG503NXBE) produces MDAQLQQPTDGIAPFTRLILDLRGVCFIIERETLMSLPESVLLCLFPNGLVLSDNGMDEMGGDSAQDEHVYHVDFDAQCLQYVLSFFRRAQDYFYGTEVTQGVYRGGDTGNSYLDYVEQMNNSLMGYGAPFHLPFFHKQAVIVLREELEYFTIAPKSMGRSAAQPTVGNEPPSASPQFNHLKDLCGEVLLRRRQIFTALQRNISKENNVAEQHLIDMLCMSGFETDDLWGYRAREPARCGITSTALVLLKTGVTHPGELPEGRDGNQPVPNKPIGVEREGVSMEKGIDMSNTVFSEEQLGEWVDDGQGGMLRVNQHQLNTTQKLLLFWRKPARKCWWDGVTIIVPMDPSMQKAIGISRSNMTTSSLNGTTPEERKWLEQGMGVPVRVWVRRVWTLEVSLSEPEVDMLCTSTG; encoded by the exons ATGGATGCTCAGTTGCAGCAGCCAACCGACGGCATAGCACCGTTCACAAGACTTATTTTGGATCTGCGTGGCGTATGCTTTATCATTGAGCGCGAGACGCTCATGAGCCTTCCTGAATCAGTTTTGCTGTGTCTTTTCCCGAACGGCCTTGTCTTGTCCGACAACGGGATGGACGAAATGGGCGGCGACAGCGCTCAGGACGAGCACGTATACCATGTGGAT TTTGATGCTCAATGTTTGCAATACGTGCTCAGCTTTttccgccgcgcacaggACTACTTCTACGGGACAGAAGTGACGCAAGGTGTCTACCGCGGCGGGGACACGGGGAACAGCTACCTTGACTATGTGGAGCAGATGAACAACAGCTTAATGGGGTATGGAGCGCCGTTCCACTTGCCATTCTTTCACAAACAGGCTGTGATTGTGTTGCGGGAAGAACTAGAATACTTCACCATTGCACCCAAGTCAATGGGCCGATCTGCAGCTCAGCCTACTGTCGGAAACGAACCGCCAAGTGCATCGCCACAATTCAATCATTTGAAGGATCTTTGCGGTGAAGtgcttctgcgccgccgccagaTCTTTACCGCACTTCAACGCAATATCAGCAAGGAAAACAATGTGGCAGAACAGCATTTGATCGATATGCTTTGCATGAGCGGATTTGAGACCGACGACTTGTGGGGATACCGAGCACGAGAGCCTGCACGCTGTGGAATCACGAGCACAGCACTTGTGCTACTGAAAACCGGCGTTACGCATCCCGGGGAGCTTCCAGAGGGACGTGACGGGAACCAACCCGTCCCGAACAAACCGATCGGCGTTGAGCGTGAAGGCGTGAGTATGGAAAAAGGAATCGACATGAGCAATACTGTTTTCTCAGAggagcagcttggcgaATGGGTCGACGATGGACAGGGCGGCATGCTCCGTGTGAATCAGCACCAGCTGAATACGACACAAAAATTACTCTTGTTCTGGCGAAAACCTGCT CGCAAATGCTGGTGGGATGGTGTCACGATCATTGTGCCTATGGATCCATCGATGCAAAAAGCAATTGGTATAAGCCGGTCGAACATGACCACAAGCTCGCTCAATGGCACCACTCCTGAAGAGCGCAAATGGCTTGAGCAGGGCATGGGCGTTCCCGTCCGCGTTTGGGTGCGCAGGGTTTGGACGCTGGAAGTAAGCTTG TCTGAACCCGAAGTCGATATGCTCTGCACCAGTACCGGTTGA
- a CDS encoding uncharacterized protein (EggNog:ENOG503P4IU; COG:S), which translates to MAPEVKHAELSKRAYHKIAMHASKYPASTVIGVLVGLPGSTCVVADVIPVAHLWTELSPMTETALALIDAHLQNKPDQVIGVYQVPARMDVKEPTHTTARLAKKIAQKSEHDALVLQVHGHMLLAPQLSSLSPFVKKAESDAPKALAAQAASVPTYADLLPSLEKNIADGHWKLLADFDDHLEDPALEWLENPVFT; encoded by the exons ATGGCGCCCGAAGTGAAACATGCGGAGCtgagcaagcgcgcataCCACAAGATTGCGATGCATGCGTCCAAGTACCCCGCGTCTACTGTAATTGGAGTGCTCGTCGGCTTGCCTGGATCGACGTGTGTGGTCGCGGATGTGATTCCGGTAGCACATCTTTGGACAGAGCTGAGTCCCATGACAGAGACAGCGCTCGCCTTG ATTGACGCGCATTTGCAAAACAAGCCTGACCAGGTCATAGGCGTGTATCAAGTGCCGGCGCGGATGGATGTAAAGGAGCCGACGCATACCACGGCACGACTTGCGAAGAAAATCGCCCAAAAATcggagcacgacgcgcttgtgctgcaggtGCATGGGCATATGCTGCTTGCACCCCAGCTTTCGTCACTCTCCCCTTTTGTTAAAAAGGCCGaaagcgacgcgccaaaAGCGTTGGCTGCGCAGGCCGCGAGTGTTCCTACGTATGCAGACCTGCTGCCGTCTCTGGAGAAGAACATAGCCGATGGTCACTGGAAGCTGCTCGCTGACTTTGATGACCACTTGGAAGACCCAGCGCTTGAATGGCTCGAGAATCCCGTTTTTACGTAG
- the ARH1 gene encoding adrenodoxin-NADP(+) reductase (BUSCO:EOG09261UOJ; COG:F; EggNog:ENOG503NUPV) has translation MLRATLPLRLAASRAMHAQPMRLAIVGSGPSGFYVANKILQGFDAQKGTGDDGVEVHMYERLPTPYGLVRYGVAPDHPDVKNVEHKFDQVAHDARFRFFGNVCVSASDAVDTAGSLASFIPLRDLVPYYTQIVFAYGAMESRPLGIPGSRPKELRNYFCALDFVEWYNGHPDAHDPAKQDAYSMSSINGEHIRRVAVVGAGNVALDVARMILRQCAAAPKDDTMAHTDVPEPVLHKLKSFQVEEVNLYVRRGAAQLAFTNKELREMLALTHVPFRPLAAGVLDEAFAQTSAVVEMGQRRTMTRLLKQLQKGSAVPYNESHTPRWGLHLLRSPAAFLGDASTPPAVHTAEWHITQLAKGAKAAESGDTVKSREDLIISSVGYRSSALPGAENGAMQVPFDFQRFVIPSVRNRVVDMQGEAVPGMYAAGWITSGPVGVIASTMVDAYSAADEILRAWKEAIYTGNTSDTLCAAAGFPEPDRAIPEAVQNASQPVVSYEGWKKIDAAEQARGKPLRKLREKFLTVREMLEIVQ, from the exons ATGTTGCGAGCGACGCTGCCATTGCGGCtggctgcatcgcgcgcgatgcacgcgcagcctATGCGTCTTGCGATTGTTGGGTCGGGCCCGAGTGGGTTCTATGTAGCAAACAAGATCCTCCAAGGGTTCGACGCGCAGAAAGGGACAGGGGACGACGGCGTAGAAGTGCATATGTACGAACGACTTCCTACACCATACGGCCTTGTACGAtacggcgtcgcgccggACCATCCCGACGTCAAG AATGTCGAGCACAAATTTGAccaagtcgcgcacgatgcaCGGTTCCGCTTTTTTGGAAATGTGTGCGTCTCGGCGTCAGATGCGGTGGATACGGCCGGGTCGCTGGCATCTTTCATTCCTTTACGCGACCTAGTGCCCTACTATACTCAAATCGTCTTTGCCTATGGTGCGATGGAGTCGCGCCCGCTCGGAATTCCAGGGAGTAGGCCAAAAGAGCTGCGGAATTACTTCTGCGCATTGGATTTCGTGGAGTGGTACAATGGACACCCCGATGCACACGATCCTGCAAAGCAGGATGCGTACAGCATGAGCAGCATTAACGGCGAACACATCCGCCGTGTCGCAGTTGTCGGCGCAGGGAATGTGGCTTTAGACGTGGCGCGCATGATATTGCgtcagtgcgccgcggcgccgaaaGACGACACCATGGCGCATACGGACGTGCCCGAGCCAGTCCTACACAAGCTCAAATCGTTCCAGGTGGAAGAGGTGAACTTgtacgtgcgccgcggcgctgcacaacTCGCATTTACCAACAAAGAGTTGCGCGAGATGCTTGCATTGACGCACGTCCCTTTTCGTCCTTTGGCGGCGGGTGTTTTGGACGAggcatttgcgcaaacCAGCGCGGTGGTCGAAATGGGCCAGCGACGCACCATGACACGATTGTTGAAGCAGCTGCAAAAGGGAAGCGCAGTACCATACAACGAGTCGCACACTCCGCGCTGGGGCCTCCATTTGCTACGTTCCCCGGCCGCGTTTCTTGGCGATGCATCCACTCCACCGGCTGTGCACACCGCCGAATGGCACATTACACAGCTTGCGAAgggcgcaaaagcggcaGAGAGCGGCGATACTGTGAAAAGTAGGGAGGATTTAATCATTTCCAGTGTGGGCTACCGCAGTAGTGCGCTACCTGGAGCAGAGAACGGTGCGATGCAGGTCCCTTTTGATTTCCAGCGGTTCGTCATCCCTAGTGTGCGGAACCGCGTGGTGGACATGCAGGGCGAGGCAGTGCCGGGCATGTATGCTGCTGGTTGGATTACGTCCGGGCCAGTCGGCGTGATTGCATCGACGATGGTGGATGCGTACAGTGCCGCAGACGAAATACTGCGCGCATGGAAAGAGGCCATATACACGGGCAACACCAGCGAtacgctgtgcgccgctgccggcTTCCCCGAGCCGGATCGTGCGATCCCAGAAGCAGTACAAAACGCGTCGCAACCAGTGGTCAGCTACGAAGGTTGGAAAAAGATTGACGCGGcggagcaggcgcgtggAAAACCGCTGCGAAAGCTGCGCGAAAAGTTTTTGACAGtgcgcgagatgctcgAGATTGTTCAATAG